The Saccharomonospora cyanea NA-134 genome includes a region encoding these proteins:
- a CDS encoding vitamin K epoxide reductase family protein yields MTTAPEELASGPDRNAAPETRFFLTRAAAWVLAVGGAVGSLAAVALLIEKINSLADPNYIPLCSINPILSCGSVMSTPQAEVFGFPNPIIGVVAFPVVATIGITVLTGARLPRWFWLGLQAGTLFGVGFVHWLFVQSVYEIGALCPYCMVVWAVTIPIFWYTTLHNLAAGNLPLPTALRPLSGSLLRYHGAILTTWYLILIALVVPRQESGSVFLDESCAC; encoded by the coding sequence GTGACTACCGCACCAGAGGAGCTGGCATCCGGGCCGGACCGGAACGCGGCTCCGGAAACACGCTTCTTCCTGACGCGCGCGGCCGCGTGGGTGCTGGCCGTGGGTGGCGCGGTTGGCTCGCTGGCCGCGGTGGCACTGTTGATCGAGAAGATCAACTCGCTGGCCGATCCGAACTACATTCCTCTCTGCAGTATCAATCCGATCTTGTCGTGTGGCTCGGTGATGTCGACACCACAGGCGGAGGTGTTCGGGTTTCCCAACCCGATCATCGGCGTGGTTGCCTTTCCCGTGGTCGCCACCATCGGGATAACGGTGCTCACGGGAGCGCGTCTGCCGCGGTGGTTCTGGCTTGGTCTGCAGGCGGGCACCCTCTTCGGGGTGGGGTTTGTGCACTGGCTGTTCGTGCAGAGCGTGTACGAGATCGGTGCCTTGTGCCCGTACTGCATGGTCGTCTGGGCGGTGACCATTCCGATCTTCTGGTACACCACCCTGCACAACCTCGCCGCCGGAAACCTCCCGCTCCCGACAGCGCTGCGCCCGCTCTCGGGCTCGCTGCTCCGCTACCACGGTGCGATCCTCACAACGTGGTACCTCATCCTCATCGCCCTGGTTGTCCCGCGTCAAGAATCTGGCTCAGTTTTCTTGGATGAAAGTTGTGCTTGTTGA
- a CDS encoding DsbA family protein, whose translation MKVMTRNLKVTIVLAAVATVAVAVLLVATRPDTAPPAEAHGKNTNAELLVRPDSHRLSSASDDKVTLVEFLDFECEACGAAYPAVEQLREEYAGQITYVVRYFPIPSHPNAELAAWTAQAAAEQGKFEAMYQMLFENQAEWGHRKQPQRDMFLGYARQIGLDLEQFREDWDSAATKDRVRRDQADGQALGVQGTPTFFLNGEMIAPQSLDDLRTAVESALARP comes from the coding sequence ATGAAGGTGATGACGCGCAATCTGAAGGTCACGATCGTGCTGGCAGCGGTGGCCACCGTGGCCGTGGCAGTTCTGCTGGTCGCCACCCGCCCGGACACCGCACCGCCGGCGGAGGCTCACGGGAAGAACACGAACGCCGAACTGCTCGTCCGTCCCGACAGTCATCGACTGTCCTCGGCTTCCGACGACAAGGTCACCCTGGTCGAGTTCCTCGACTTCGAATGTGAAGCCTGCGGCGCGGCCTACCCGGCCGTGGAGCAGCTCCGCGAGGAGTACGCGGGCCAGATCACCTACGTGGTCCGGTACTTCCCCATCCCCAGCCACCCGAACGCCGAACTCGCGGCATGGACCGCGCAGGCAGCAGCCGAGCAAGGCAAGTTCGAGGCCATGTATCAGATGCTGTTCGAGAACCAAGCCGAATGGGGACACCGTAAGCAACCACAACGGGACATGTTCCTCGGCTACGCACGGCAGATCGGGCTCGATCTCGAGCAGTTCCGTGAAGACTGGGACAGCGCGGCGACCAAGGACCGCGTGCGGCGAGACCAGGCCGATGGCCAAGCCCTTGGAGTCCAGGGCACCCCGACGTTCTTCCTCAACGGCGAGATGATCGCACCACAGTCCCTGGATGACCTACGAACCGCAGTCGAGTCCGCGCTGGCCCGACCGTGA
- a CDS encoding ArsR/SmtB family transcription factor produces MSDDRCELLCIDFDHAESLRAALPEADPLDRQATRLRALGDPTRLRIAHALLVGTELCVCDLAWIVGSSQGLVSHHLRQLRAAGLVSSRRDGKLVMYRLAPSGEQLLSATTAPEVEADPV; encoded by the coding sequence ATGAGTGATGACCGGTGCGAGCTGCTGTGTATCGACTTCGACCACGCGGAGAGCTTGCGTGCGGCGCTTCCGGAGGCCGACCCGCTCGACCGGCAGGCGACACGCTTGCGGGCGCTGGGCGACCCGACCCGGCTGCGGATCGCACATGCCCTGCTGGTCGGAACCGAGCTGTGTGTGTGCGATCTGGCCTGGATCGTCGGCTCATCGCAAGGACTGGTGTCACACCACCTGCGTCAGCTGCGCGCAGCGGGACTGGTGAGCTCGCGCCGGGACGGCAAGCTGGTGATGTATCGGCTCGCGCCCTCGGGGGAGCAGTTGCTGTCGGCGACCACGGCGCCCGAGGTGGAGGCGGATCCGGTATGA